One window from the genome of Candidatus Methylomirabilota bacterium encodes:
- a CDS encoding response regulator, protein MSQKRILLVEDNEFNRKIVRDLLSRQPYDLLEAHDGEAGVEAARRELPDLIIMDVQLPKLSGLEATRRIRAEPAIAKIPIIVVTSFALSGDAKKAMDAGASAYLAKPYSPRQLLEAIRKMLGDA, encoded by the coding sequence ATGAGCCAGAAGAGAATCCTGCTCGTCGAGGACAACGAGTTCAACCGGAAGATCGTCCGAGACCTTCTCTCCCGCCAGCCCTATGATCTCCTGGAGGCCCATGACGGCGAGGCGGGAGTGGAGGCGGCCCGCCGCGAGCTGCCCGACCTGATCATCATGGACGTCCAGCTGCCCAAGCTGTCGGGTCTGGAGGCGACCCGGCGGATCCGGGCCGAGCCCGCGATCGCCAAGATCCCGATCATCGTGGTCACCTCGTTCGCCCTCAGCGGCGACGCCAAGAAGGCCATGGACGCAGGGGCCTCGGCATATCTGGCCAAGCCGTACAGCCCGCGGCAGCTGCTGGAGGCCATTCGCAAGATGCTGGGTGACGCGTGA